The following DNA comes from Halorhabdus tiamatea SARL4B.
TGTTGCCATCACAGCAATGAGTAGAAACAGGATTGCGTTTTTCCACATAACCAGGTTTTGTCGCACCGGCCACACGATAGTCTCTGCTGCAGTCGTCGTGCCGGTAGTGTCTTCTTCCGGTTCTGGTTCTAAGCTGGGGAGTACATCATCGTGGAAGGTATCGACGGCGTCCGGGTCAACGAACAGCACGAATAAATCCTGGGTACACGCACGTTCCCGCATTCCTTCCCGGAGTTCTGATGAGAACGTTACGATCTCGTCAATCTTGTCGGCGTGTGTTTCGAGCAACGATTCGAATTCGTCTGCTGGGATGGTCCAGTTCAGGTCGTGTGTCGCACACCCGGAGTCAGTTGCGGGTACGGCACCCACTCCTACACGGTCAAGTTGATCTTCGAGTTCGAGGTCCTGCGGGTCTACTCTCATATTGGTTGGTAAGAGACTCAGGGGGAAGGGTGACAGATACACCACACCGGGCGCGACACCCGAACCAGGCACCACGCTTACAGTCACGGCATGTCCCACAACAAACATGCCGCCGGTAGTATTCCTTGACCAACGAGATTGGGTGGATCTGGCCAAGGAACGAAAAGGAACGTTAGAACCACACAAATCGGATTTAGAGGATGTTTTAGAATTCGTTATTAGCACTGCAGACACCGGAGACGTCGTTTACCCGATTGATTTGACCCGGTTCAGAGAGACCGCATACCACTCACGTCCTGAGCACCGTGATTCGTTCTTTGATTTTCTGTTCGATGTATCGAACGGTTACACAATAGCACCGTACGATATCGTTCGGAAAGAAGAAATCACGTGGCGTCTTGACCGGGTACGAGGGAATGCAGGATACATGACCGGTCGTGTCGTAAATCAAGGACTCCCGCACCTATTTGGCGGGCAAAACTACCAGATTGTCCCGACCGACGGTGAGAAGGATCCCTCGGATATCCCGGACCGAATTCTGCAGGAGATATACGACTCTATTGAGAGTCGTGATGTGTTCGACTTGGCTAAGGACCCTGATCACGGATTGATTGATATGCTCGCGGACCAGGAGGGGTGGGAAGCTATGGCACAGGAATTGAACGAAACACGGCACGCTCATGAAGAGAAGTATAATGACAACGAAAACCGGCGGCGGCGGGAAAAGATCCGGTCCTTCATGAGTGATACCATTCCTGAGTATTTCATCCGTGGTTTTGAATCTGGATTGTCGATACAGGAGTTAGGTGTTTTTCTCGGTGATTATTGGAGTGGTGCCCCGGATGTTGATGATGCAGAAACGTTCCTTCAGAGCTTCCCAGCGGAATACTCCTTCACAGAATTGGTGTATCAACGAGATATTCAAGGGTCGGACTGGGAGTCAAATGATATTGCGGATATTGAGTCGTTGTCGGTTGCGATTCCGTATTGTGATGTTGTAACCGCAGATAACCAGTTCGCTGATTTAGCACACCGGTCGAACCTTGATGAAATCTATCATGCTGATATCATCACGGACTTGCACGAGTTGCCGGGCGTTGTGAGTGAACGGTTGTGAGCGTTTTCATAGATGGGTGTCTATGAAAGACACTACACCGTATCTGTTCTTTAAGTATGTATAACACGTAGTATACTATGTAACAGAACATGGCAGAATCGTTCGAATTCACCACGAAATTGTGGCAACGATCACCAAACTCGTACGCCAGCACCATCCCCAGAGAAATCCTCGCAATCAAAGGCGCACCCACCGGCGACGACGCCCGAGTCAAATGGTCCATCAACCCGGACACCGGGAAGGTCGAAGTAGAATTCGCCGAAGAAACCGAAGGTGATGATTGATGCGACAAACAACACTCAACGAAACCGCGCCCACCGACCACGTAATCGAAACACTACAACAACTTCAGAAAGGCGACGTGATCCGAGTTGATGCAATCAACGAACCGATCCGAGTGCACAAGAACGGAGAGTTCCTCGGGGACGCCGATATCATAGAAGCCTACCGTGAATCTGGTGCGCGGGCGAACATCGGGATTGTGAATGGTGAGGCGTGGTTCGACTACTCACAACTCCAGGGTTTTGATGAACAGCGGGACAGAATGCAGCGGATCGAGGAAGCAACCGTTATTGAGGGTGGTGGCACTGGATGAAACGAGCGCTCGCGTGGATTCGGAAGAGTAAGGGCAGCGACGACGACGTCGGGTTAGAGCTCCAACGCGAGGAAGTACACGCATTAGCAGAAGAACTCGGTGACGAAGTTGACACGCTCGACCTTGGCGTCCAAACCGGGTTCAGCACACTCACCCGCGACCCGGACGCCAGCACCACATGGATCGACCAGCACCTTGACGTGCAGGACACCGTCGAAGAACTACGCAGCGGAGCATACGATGTCCTCGTGGCGTTCGATGACCGGCGGGTCGCTCGGGACGAGTACTTCTCTGTAATCGAACACGCAGCCGTTCAGGGTGGCTGCGACGTCGCCTTCGTCAGCGACGACGTAGAGACCGACGACTTAGCCTTCGACATCCAACGCCGGGTCGAACGGAAGACCAAGGACGAGGAAATCAAGAAATCGAAGGCTGCAGTGAAAGAGAAGCAAGAGAACGGGCACTTCCACGGAACCGTACCGTTCGGACTCGCGTTCACTGCCGACAAGATGCACCTGGAAAAGCACCCAGTCGAGTGGGATCAGCTGCTTGACGCGATCGAGCGGCGAGAGAATGGTGAGACGCTCGCGTCAATCGCAGACGATATTGGAACGTCCGCGCCGACCGTGTCACGAATGACGAATCGCGGTGTTGAGTGGTATGAGGAGAAACTCCGGGAATACGGGCGGGAAGAACCGGTCCCGCACGCCTCGAACCAGGGGTGAAGGGCGTGTGTCCAGTGCCCCGGGAACAGACACGCCGAATCACGGGCTACGGTGGCAGGTCGTCAATCGGGTAGTACTGACAGTCGCACGTTAGAATCAAACCGTTCTCATCGGTGTCGTCGTCAAGGACAGTCAAATCCGAACGGTTGGTAAGGATGATAGCACTCCCGCACTCGTCACAGTGGACGGCGTCGATTCCTTTCCCGATCATCGAGTAAATCACATCGGACACGATTCCATCGAACCGTGGTTCGTTGTTGAGTTCTTCTCTGCTCCCCATCGTCACTCGTCACCCCCGTTCTCTTCTCCCGTGTCGTTCACGCGGTCGGCGACGGCTTCCCGGGCTCTCTCCAACATCTCCAACTCAAACCTGGATTCAGCTACTTCTTCTGCAGTTGGTGCATCTCCCATACTCATTAGTAACCGGTCCCAGGGTTAGAGTGAGAGATACGGCACCTGCAGACACGACACGGCCACCCGTAGATATAAATAGGATGCTTGATTACCGTTACAGTAATCAACATGCCCGACACCGACACGAGCGACAAAGACACGATCACAGAACAGGACTTAGCCGTCCTCCTCCGCGACGGCCACAACGGACTCGATGCGAACATGTCCCGCATGGCACTCGAACGAGTCGTAGAAGACTGGGAAAACCACGCAGAGAAAGACGAGAAACTCGAATTCCTCCGCGACTCCCCGATGGACATCGATTTCGTAATCCCGGACGTCCGATGGGATGCTGACAAAGAGGAATTCTACGTCGGCACGAACCGCGGCCCCGGAACCCTCGGAGAACTCACCGTTGGCGGCGGGTTCCACGTCGCCGGTGAATTCAGCCGTGACTACGTCGAAGCGTACCGGCAACAGTACCAGGACTTGCTGGATGAATCGATGCTCAGTAAGAAGCAGTTCATGGCGTACGTGATGCGTGAAGCGAACAAGAACGAGCACGTAATCGCTGACGCGCTGGGCGTGAAGACCGGGACCGTGCGCAGTCACGCTGGCCGGGCTCGTGAGAAAGTGGAGAAAGCGGAAGCAACAGCGCGCATCCCGGAGTTATTCACGTTCGAAGGGTACGACGAACTGCAGGAGAACATGGCGGAGTTGCTTGAACCGCAGCCACAGACCGGGTAACACTGGGTGGGAAGGGAGACAGATACTGACCGGCGAGCGCGTTCAGTCCTCGTTCTCGGCGACGTAAGCTAATGCGTCACGGATATCTACCAAATCCTCCATATCCTCTTCCGTGCTCATTCCCGGGGGTTCTGGCAATTCCCGAACTTCACCTATCACTTCAAGTAACTCGTCAACATCCTCAACTTGAACAGAACCGTTTTTGTCCGAGTGGGTTGCCATGTCTGCCCATTTCTCCTTGAGCCCTACTCCCGATTCAGCGGACAAATCAGTGGGTATCCCAGCATCCGTCGTTGGGTCGTTCACATCATGCAATATCAACGACAGTGTTCCGAGTACACTGCCTTCTACGTCTCTGATTTCCCCCATAATGAGGTTTAACTCGTCTGTGTACACCTTCGCTTGTGACGATAACCCGCCTGAGTTATCGTCTGCGTTGATCGCTCGTACCATCTTACTACACTCATACCTTACCTCCCGTCCCTAATAAACGTTTGCCGTCGTACAATCACTGATAACACAAACATAAACCACTCCCAAAACCGGACACGCAAACAGCCGAACGGTGAAAATCACGGAGTACACGGCATCTCACGCCCGGATAACACATCACCGCGCGGAGAAGGGGGCGCGGATACCAAATGAAAACCCGGGCACTACCCAGTGTTCTCCCAGTCCTCGTTGGTATCACTCACAGAACACAGTACACGGCCGGCGGGTAACACGACCAGATACGCCGGTTACTCAGACAAGGAATCGAGCAACCGGAACAACGGTTCGACGTCGGACTCTGCGTACTCTTTGACAGCTGCCCGTTCGTGGTCGGTCGCGTCACCAGCCAGCATCCGCAACCCGAGATCCGGCATATCCGCTCCCGACACTTCCTCCCCGTCCAACTGCACGTCGGGCGTTGGTATGTCGTGGTAATCGAGCGCTGAGTCGAGCGGGACGTTATACCCTGCGTCCTCCTTCACTTCCCGGAACAGGTCAGTGTGCTCCACCGCATCCAGTACTAACTCTAAATCCGTTCCTGCGGTGTGTGACCCGGGGCACTCATGCGCCGTGACACCGGCACGGTGCCGGAGAATCGGGAAATCGTACGATGCGCCGTTGTACGTCACGATTCGGTCGGGGTTACGTTCGCGGATCCAGTCGGTGACGCGCTCGATGAGCTCTAATTCGTCGCAGGCCGTGGATCCGCGTCGGAAGAGTACTCGTGTCTGCACGTTGGTATCCCCGGCCGGGCGGTGTCCGAGCGGCACACAGAACACCGACCAGTGATCAGGGGATTGGAAATCGAGGTCCGGTGGTTCTACGAGGTTGATTGCTTCGATGTCGAGCGCGACTGCGCCGCCTGTCCCGGTCGGGCCGGGGCGCATTGACGGTCCTTCTGACTTGTTCGTGTAATGCATGTGGTTGTGGTTTGACAGTGGATTTATTGACTTATACGCTCGCAAAACTATCCAGTTCAATGATTCGTTGGTAACCGCGTGACGGGGACGTGTTACGCAGGGTCTCGGATAGTTACTGACAGCTCGAACGCGCCGCCACAACCCCCGCGGTCCTCCTCACACGTCAACAGGCCAGGCGACTCACCCCACCGCTCAGGAATCTCCGCGCGAGCGGTCCCGTCGCATAACGGGCAGTCGATCGTCAACCAAACGTTCTGCTGCGTGAGTTCCAAAACCGGTTGTAACATCGTACCCGTTAGTAACGCATACTCGGATAAGCGCGACAGATACGCCGGAACGCGGGTAGGAAAGTTCCGGACACACCCCGTCCCCCGCTGGCGAAGAAAAACACTCGTCTCAAAGGAAAACACGTCCACGCAGCCAAACGTCACCGGTCACACAACACCAGGAATCACTCTATTAGTAACGTGAACCCCGGGGTTACGCCGGCACACGGTCGGGGAAACGGTCGTCCAGCGCCATCGAGACCAGGATACCCAGCGATTCCGGGACACGGTACCTCTCCATGATCTCCGTCACTGTCCGGCGGCGGCAATGGTGTTCTGCATCTAACTCAACGAGCGTTTGGACAGCGTGCTCGTGCCATTCCGGATCGCGTGACGGTCGGGCATCCCCGTCGTCGTGCAGCTGGTCATGACACTGTCTGCAGAGCTCTACACCGCGTGGCGCGGCGTACGTCCAGTGATGGTAGTCCAGCCCCTCATGCTCGCGCGACCGGCACAGCGGGCATGCACGGCGTGTCACGACCCCCCACCCCAGTTACTGACCGCGTCGGTGTGTCCTGGCGTGGTGTGCGCGATTTGCTGCTGTTCCGTCTCACCTTCGACCGCGTCAAGGATTGCTTCCGAGAGCCCGTACGGAACGGCTGCACGTTCGCCGTACCCGCTTGGCATGGATGCGATTGCCGAGTACCCGTCGTCCTCAGTGTTACTGTTGTGACAGTCCGCGCCCGGACTGCACGACAAGTATTCGAATCCGGGAGGGTGCTTCCCCCACAGATCGGTCGGTTTCTGATAGTTCATCCCGAATTGGCAGTACGTCACTGTTCCCTCCGGGTCACGGAACGACCATCGGAGACGTCCGCGAGGGTTTTCGAGGAACCAGTACTCTGGGTTGAGGGCTTTGATGATGCCGACGGCGTGGTGCGCGAGCGCGATCGCGTCTCGTGCCTCATCACTCGTTGGGGTCCCGGCTTCGAAATCCCAGTGGTCGTGATTCCCTGCAGTACTGAATTCCGTGCATGGCGGGGATGCCAAGACGACGTCCGGCTCGGTTGGTAATCGAGGATCGGACGGTTGGAGTTCGTGAACGTCCGCGACGATATCCGGGTCCAAGTCCGGGTCGATGTCCACCGTCGTCACCTCCCACGCTGGGTGTTCTTCGAACGCTTGTGAGAACCCGCCGACCCCGGCGAACAAGTCCACGCACTGCTTCTTCTCACCAGCGTCGTTGGTATCCGTGTTACTGACTGAGACACGCCCCCCGTCAGTGTTCTGTGCTGTGATTGCGTTCTGTGTCATTGCCGTTTACCTCGAAGCACGCCCGGGGAATCGAACCCTCGGTGAAAGCACCAGCACGTGCGGACCGACCCGGTGCGTTAAATCCCGTCGCGTCCGCGCCAATTCTCCGCGTACACTTCCTCCGTGTCAGTATCCGTGAGCGGTTTGAACTCTCCCTTGATACCTGCAGCAGATTCGATCACGTCCTCGTACAAGTGCAACACTCCCGGCATCGGGCCCTGAACCATCACGTACCCAGCGAACCCGCCTCTGGACGTTCTCTCACCGTCCTCCTTGACAGTCACAGAGTCCTCGCAACGCGGGTCTGTGTTCGTCATCAACACGAGCGGGGTGTCGAAGGCGTAGGACACGAACACGTGGTTGTGCGCTTTCGTGTGATTCGTTCGGCCTTTGTATTCGAGTCCGTTCCGGCGGCACAGTTCTTCGAACGTTGTGGCGTCGCCATAGTCCATGTAGTGCAATTCCGCTACTGCATCCCCGGTGTCCGTGCTCACGTCGTCTGTTGTTGCTACCATTGTCTTTCAAGCACGTCCAGAGGGAATCGAACCCTCGGTGAAAGCACCAGCACGCGCAACCACACCACACCGCTCCGTGTTCGTGTTAGTCAGCTCCCGAGCGGATGTCCGGTTCAACCTCGAACCAGAAACACCCATCCACGACCCGGTCCGGGTGCGCCCAGGCATCTTTCTCAACCACGTCCAAGTCACGCACATCAACCCCGTCCATCCGAACGCCTGTTTTGTTCTGCAGGTGGACAGTGTGCCATGGTCCTGTAGAGTCCACTCCCCACTCTTCACCCTGGTACTCCACGATATCCCCTACCTCAACGCCCGACTCGCGGATGATGCGCAGGCTTTTCGCCGTGTTGTCATCCCGATTCTCCAATTCCTTGCACGAGTTGCACTTCGGGTCGTCCGGGATCTGGTCCACAGGGACGCTCATCCCGCTCTCGCAGTAGTTACAGAACAGTACCGTGTGTTTCTCGCCGGTCTGTGTTGCTACCATTGTCCTTCACGACCACCCCAGGAATTCGATTCCCGGCATCACACCGTAGAGGTGGCTCAACCGCCGGCGTGTCTGTGTTACTGGATTACACTGACCGTCACGTCGTCGTCCTCACGCTGCACGTACACCGCGCGAGGATACCCGTCAACGGCCAGGCCTTCGAGCGCGTCCTCCCAGTCCACCACGTCAACGTCCACAACACTGCCGTCCGCGCTGATCGTTACTGACCCGCCGTCACCGTGCACGTCACACGACGCCCGTACATCGGGCCGGTCGAGCGACTCGTTCAACTCGCTTTCAATGTCTGCAACGACCCCTTGCAACGCGGTCTGCACAGTGTCTGCAAGTTCTGCAGGGGACGTGTTCGTCCCCACATTCCACGTGTTCTCTGCGTCGTCGTGGAACACGCTGAGTTCCACTGTGACTGTCTCTGCTTCCGTGCCGGCTGCGTCTGTTGTTGCTACCATCGCATGCCCGTCCGGGGAATCGAACCCCGACGTTAGCCTACCAAGGACAGGTTAGAACCGACGGACGACGACTGCCGTCGTAGCGTGCCACGAGTCACCAGTCACGTCCTTCGCGTACGTGTCATGAGCGTCGCGTGCTGCCACGAACAAACGCTCAGACCTGTCGAACCCAGCAGCACCAGCAAGCGTTCGGAACGCCGTGTCGTTCAGGATGAGCGCTTCATCCTCCGTCAGCGCAACGTGCGTGTCCTGCTGGTCCATGTACAATTCCAGGTTATCCATCCGAGCTTCGTGCGTGTCCGGCAGCGCCGCGTCAATCGCGTTCAACACACCGTGTAACCGCTCCGTATTCACGTTGTGATACCGCGCGACCGTCTCCACGTTCTCGACCGGAATCGCGTGAGCGATCTCGTCCTCGAACATCACGGGGAGCGCGTCGTAGTTCATGTCCTGTGCACCGTCGTCGCCTGCCTGGGTTGCTCGTGCCATCTTACTACACCTACACATACCCCCGCGGCACTAATAAACGTTTGCCGTCACACAATCATCCCCTACATAACACACAATCCCACCACCAACACACCATAACCCGACACCCGCCCACGCAACCAAACGGTAACAGGCACGGGGTACAAGCCGTCACGCGCCCGTTCAGTGTCACGGGCACTCGGCAGTAACACCAATCCGAGAACCCAGAACACCACGTGAAAAACATACTGAGAACGGTTATCGCCAGTGTGAAACAACGCTCGCGCCGTAACCGACGGCCCACACCCCTTTTCAAGTGTTCTCCGTTCGGTGAGCCACACGGCGACTGAGCAAACCCAGCCCCTGCGTTAGTAACAGCTGCCACCCGGGACCACACAGTCGGAGTGATAACGAGACCATCCGGTCTGTCGTGATGGTTGGTAAACTACGACTGGGTCTGTAAGGGAGGGCACGCAGTACTGATTCCATGGAGCACGCGCGGCGTTTGAGGGCGGCGCGTCGTGCGCCAGTAACACCCCGCCTGACCCATCTCAGATATCTAACACAGGAGGTAAATCCTCTACTATACACCAAACACCATCTTCCGACGAAAGAACCCTGTCAGAAAGGCTCTGGGAGGGGGTATTACACCCGTTATCCCGCCAAAAAAGCTTTTTCAGGCGAATCTAAGCCCTGGCACGAAAAACACCCTCTCAGAACACTCAGTTAACTGAGATGGAGGGGGTAAACAGGGGGTCGTGAAAATCACCAATTGAAACAATGAACGAAGTTTGCCATGAGAGGGGTGAAAATCACTCTATTGAAAATCCTGCCCTGTCAAGAAGGAATGTGCCATGTCAAGAACCCCTGTCATTTATGCTTCTGTGGGTGTTATACCCAAACACAATGGCACAAGACAAGGACTACAAAACAATCACCACAATCATCTACGTCAGCGGGGACTCCCCAGCAGAACGCAAAGACGATCTCAGAACCTGCCTCAAACACGCCACCCACCACACCGGTGAGACATGGCTCACCGAACCCTCCCTCACGAAAAACACAGATAACGCAACGGAAGCTATCGAGAACGAAACACCAGGGAACTCAGTGACAATCGAAGAGGGAGACTGGCACCCACCCATCAACCAGCTCCTCATCTGCCACGACAAAACCACGACCAAGAACGGACTGGACGGTATGATGCAGGGCGCAACGAAAAGCAACCAACCATACTCCCTCATCGTCGTCCACCCCGACGAACTCATCGACCGGGCGAACGGCGCTGAGCGTATCCAGGAACTCGTGGACTGCGCAGTGGACGTACACTTGGCTGAGGCAGGGATGGTCGTCACGTCCGGCACTGCCATCAAGGGTGCGACGAAACGCGCTCTCACCACGCTCAGCGACGCTCTGCATCCATCGCATGACCACGATACTGACGCCACGTACGCGTGGTCCGGTGGACGGCCACCACTTGGGTTTGAGGTGGATGGTGGGCGGTTGGTAGAGACTGACGAGTACGACCGGATCTGTACTGTGTTACAGCAGGTTCGTGATTCAGAGACCAGTAAGCGTCGTGCTGCAAAGCGTCTCGGGTGTTCGCGTGGAACGATTATCAACGCGCTTGAGGACCGACCGTCGATGTACGGATTGGTGTGACCGGGTGTACGACGGCGTACACGCCCATAACACCGATCCCGTGTTTTTCCCACACCGAACGTCCACGAACATTGATATGAGGTAGCGCGCGTGTTATGCAACCACTCAGAGGACCCGTGGAGACCCCACGGAACACACTACAGTTTATCCAGAACAGACTCCACCACAGCCCGCCGACCGCTCACATCACGATGTACCACCAAACTCAAACGGAGGAACTCCACCTCCTCACCAGTAAGATCGACCGGGCGGCCACGCGCTCGCTGCACTTTGAGTTTAACCCATGTGAAACTATCATCCCGCCACGGATCCCGGTAATCGCCTGGATGTCGAGCGTGGTGCTCACGTCCCTTCTCCAACGCTGCGCGCGCAACAGCTGCCTCGCGTGCTGACAGATCGAGCGTGGTTGCGGTGGCTGTCACCGCCGCTGCTTCTGACGCTGGCGGTGGGTCCACGTCAGTGGTTCCCCCGCGTTGGTTTGCGATCTGATCACCGTCTGGAGCGTGTGTGCTCATATATCATGGTAGTGGTTCAAGAACCATTAACCTTCACCAGCATAATACTTGGATTCAAATAGGAAAACGGTACTGTAGGTTGTTTCCATCAATTCTACCCACCCTACATCTACGAGTTCGAGCGGTCGCTCTTCAGAGAGACTGGGCGAGCAGGTCTATACTATACTACGGGTTCTAAGATTCTAAGCCGAGGAAGGGGGTGAGGGTTTATGTGTCTTTAAGTGTGTTCTACTATCTACCCCTATTTAATAGTATATAAACCCTCACCCCCTTATCGAATAGAAATCCTGAGAACCCGTAGTATACAGTACGAGAAATGATAGTGATAACGATTAGCAGAACACCGTTTGGTAAGAGCGTCTGCGTGGGAAGGAGTCACCCGTCCAGGAACTGCGTCAGCTCCTCCGCGTACTCCTCCTGCAAACCTGGCCCACTCACGTCCGGTTCATCGTCTTTCATCTTCGCTACAGCCTTCTCAGCTGCCGCAACAGCTTCTTCGCGGTCTTCGGACTCTGCCACGCCGAACCCTGACCCGAGCGTATCGTACTTCGTATCCTCATCAACCAGGCTGTTCTGAATGAACACGGTCCACATCGGTTCGTCGTAGTTCATCCCGGTGTCCTCAACAGCAATCATACCGCCTGTCCCGGGTACATCGACACCTTCGACAAGATCGGCGTCGCCGTCCGGTTTGCCGGGGTGTTCTGAGATGACGTTGAGATCGTCCCAGGATTCGATTTCAAGCCCGTCTTCGACGTCCGGTGCGTCCGGTTCTGGGAGGTCTTCGTTTTGGTAAGCGTCGCCGTCTTCGACTTTTCCGAGATACTCCCACTCGGCGTCTCCGTTCTCGCAGGTGACGCGGTACGCGTACGGACCATACCCGTTAACCAATTTGGTAATTATCGTGCCGGTGCCGGCGTCCGCCTCACATGGATCGCATGTCTTGGTCATTGTTTTGGTAATTCCCGTGTTTCCCTGCATGTGGGACTACCCCGGTACTCCGGATAAGCGAGGGATACGAGGGCTCAACGGCGTAGAAAGCACTCACCTCTCGCTCACCAGGAGGGGGTGTGTCCGGAACTCTGCACCGGCACAGAACTGTTCGACGTGGACAGGGTCACGCGCAACCATCAAGTCAACACGGTAGCATCAACACCGTATGACCGACGCTGAATCGAACTTAGAAAAAGCCATGGACTGCATCGAACACCCACCCCACCCAGGAATCTATACCAGTCCAGGGCGGCCCTTCGCCTTCCACATGATGAAGCTCATCCGCGAGGATTTACCCATCAACGTCGAAGAAGACAAAATCGCAGTCCAAACCGTCAGCGAAAACCTCGAACCTATCCTGAAAGAAGCCGCCTTCGAAGACAATCCAGAAGACGCGTTCTACGACGAATTCGAACGGTACATCAAGGATTTACGGACACGCGACCCGGACACGTACGAGATTGCATTCCCTTTGAACCTGCAGGATTATCAAGATCCACCGGACGAGTTCAGCGTTCGAGGAACGGTTATTCACCGTATCACACGGGATGAATGGGAAAATGAGTACTTGACACCAGCCCGGTTCGAAGCAGACAAACTATCGAGTTTCCTGCGGAAAACACCGAACGACCCGTTGAACGACGAGTACACGTTCTGGAAAGTAACAACCGAAGGGCGCGGGCGGCGATACGCAATGTTCGAAGCGAGTAATCTCGTGAAACTGATGCTCGCTAAAATCAACTACGCGTTCCGTCGATGGTACCTGCGGCCAACGAGCTCGTTACCCCGTGTCCAGTGGTCACGGTTAGAATCCCCGTTCTTCCTGGTCGCGTTCCAAGACGGTGACTTCCAGCATTTCCACGTTTCTGACTACGATTCACGGCGACCGATGTCGATTCCGTGGGAGCACATGGACGTGTTGGACGTGTACAACTCGCTCCCGGAGTTTACTGGTGACCTATCACCGGTTGATACAGATATCGTGAACTCGTTGTATGAGTTCCAAGACGCGTTGACGGCACGACGGCAGAAAGAGTCGTTTTTCTGTTTCTGGCGGGGTGTCGAAACGTTGTGCCAAACAGAGCGCGGGCAAGCGACAGAAGACACGCTTAACCGAGCAGTGTTCGCTGCAGAGTGCCAGCAACCGCGTGAGGAATGGAATGAACCGTTCGACATTACAGCGGATGAAATCGATGATATGCGGAACGATGTCGCGCATGGAAGCGGGCGCGTTCCGTTAAGTCAGCATCATCAAGAGTTCGTGAAACACTTGTTCGAT
Coding sequences within:
- a CDS encoding recombinase family protein, producing the protein MKRALAWIRKSKGSDDDVGLELQREEVHALAEELGDEVDTLDLGVQTGFSTLTRDPDASTTWIDQHLDVQDTVEELRSGAYDVLVAFDDRRVARDEYFSVIEHAAVQGGCDVAFVSDDVETDDLAFDIQRRVERKTKDEEIKKSKAAVKEKQENGHFHGTVPFGLAFTADKMHLEKHPVEWDQLLDAIERRENGETLASIADDIGTSAPTVSRMTNRGVEWYEEKLREYGREEPVPHASNQG
- a CDS encoding RNA polymerase sigma factor sigma-70 region 4 domain-containing protein, whose product is MPDTDTSDKDTITEQDLAVLLRDGHNGLDANMSRMALERVVEDWENHAEKDEKLEFLRDSPMDIDFVIPDVRWDADKEEFYVGTNRGPGTLGELTVGGGFHVAGEFSRDYVEAYRQQYQDLLDESMLSKKQFMAYVMREANKNEHVIADALGVKTGTVRSHAGRAREKVEKAEATARIPELFTFEGYDELQENMAELLEPQPQTG
- a CDS encoding 3'-5' exonuclease, which produces MRPGPTGTGGAVALDIEAINLVEPPDLDFQSPDHWSVFCVPLGHRPAGDTNVQTRVLFRRGSTACDELELIERVTDWIRERNPDRIVTYNGASYDFPILRHRAGVTAHECPGSHTAGTDLELVLDAVEHTDLFREVKEDAGYNVPLDSALDYHDIPTPDVQLDGEEVSGADMPDLGLRMLAGDATDHERAAVKEYAESDVEPLFRLLDSLSE
- a CDS encoding DNA cytosine methyltransferase; the encoded protein is MTQNAITAQNTDGGRVSVSNTDTNDAGEKKQCVDLFAGVGGFSQAFEEHPAWEVTTVDIDPDLDPDIVADVHELQPSDPRLPTEPDVVLASPPCTEFSTAGNHDHWDFEAGTPTSDEARDAIALAHHAVGIIKALNPEYWFLENPRGRLRWSFRDPEGTVTYCQFGMNYQKPTDLWGKHPPGFEYLSCSPGADCHNSNTEDDGYSAIASMPSGYGERAAVPYGLSEAILDAVEGETEQQQIAHTTPGHTDAVSNWGGGS